A stretch of the uncultured Desulfobacter sp. genome encodes the following:
- a CDS encoding chemotaxis protein CheD, which translates to MQTPYSKSAGPFKRTVNQVSIGIGEYFASSQDVVIHTVLGSCVAVCLYDPEKKIGGMNHILMPSNPDIHKYDASARYGINAMELLINAIMRLGGNRKKMVAKTFGGANMLMAVSQENTVGSRNVEFVVNFLRAEKIKILSRDFGGHDSRKIFFHVATGEVFLKRVPSMKSLVAAERRKRNRIKEQLQEPADITLFD; encoded by the coding sequence TTGCAGACACCCTACTCAAAAAGTGCCGGACCATTTAAACGGACAGTAAACCAGGTCTCCATCGGCATTGGAGAATATTTCGCCAGCAGCCAGGATGTTGTCATACATACCGTGCTGGGTTCATGTGTCGCGGTGTGTCTGTATGATCCGGAAAAAAAAATCGGTGGTATGAATCACATCCTTATGCCGTCTAATCCGGATATTCATAAGTATGATGCCTCAGCCCGCTATGGCATCAATGCCATGGAGTTGCTGATTAACGCCATCATGCGGCTGGGCGGAAATCGAAAAAAAATGGTTGCCAAGACCTTTGGTGGAGCGAATATGTTGATGGCCGTATCCCAGGAGAATACCGTGGGATCAAGAAATGTCGAATTTGTGGTTAATTTTCTTCGGGCGGAAAAAATTAAGATCCTGAGTCGTGATTTTGGCGGCCATGATTCACGTAAAATTTTTTTTCATGTTGCCACGGGCGAAGTTTTTTTAAAGCGCGTGCCATCCATGAAATCCCTTGTGGCAGCAGAACGAAGAAAACGGAATCGGATTAAGGAACAGCTGCAGGAACCGGCAGATATTACGCTGTTTGACTAA
- a CDS encoding chemotaxis response regulator protein-glutamate methylesterase, with protein sequence MGKKIRVLIVDDSALVRHALSKVLTSDPEIEIMGMAQDPIIAASKIRNEVPDVIILDVEMPRMDGISFLKRIMTQHPIPVIICSALANQGGQTALSALENGAVEVIEKPNLGTKKFFEESKIRICDAVRAAALVNVKAHKYGKSIDVFPKLTADAILPGLSGKSMDKTTETVIVVGASTGGTEALKFLIEQLPDDTPGMLVVQHMPANFTKAFADRMDKICLVSVKEAENNDPVLPGEVLIAPGNRHMLLQRSGSRYYVELRDGPLVSRHRPSVDVLFRSAARYAGKNALGVIMTGMGDDGAKGMLEMKRAGAYTIAQDEASCVVFGMPKEAIKLYAVDSIIPLDKIADTLLKKCRTI encoded by the coding sequence ATGGGAAAAAAAATCAGAGTATTGATTGTGGATGATTCCGCGTTAGTTCGACATGCGCTATCCAAAGTGCTTACCTCTGATCCGGAAATTGAGATTATGGGCATGGCCCAGGATCCAATCATTGCAGCCTCAAAGATCCGTAATGAAGTGCCGGATGTTATTATACTGGATGTCGAAATGCCCCGTATGGATGGGATTAGCTTTTTGAAACGAATTATGACCCAGCATCCCATTCCTGTGATCATCTGTTCTGCCCTGGCCAATCAGGGCGGGCAGACTGCATTGTCAGCCTTGGAGAACGGCGCTGTAGAGGTGATTGAAAAACCGAACCTGGGGACAAAAAAATTTTTTGAAGAATCGAAAATAAGAATCTGTGACGCGGTTAGAGCGGCTGCCTTGGTCAATGTTAAAGCACACAAATATGGCAAATCCATTGACGTTTTTCCAAAATTGACTGCAGATGCTATACTGCCGGGCCTATCGGGCAAATCCATGGACAAAACAACGGAAACAGTCATTGTCGTTGGCGCGTCAACCGGCGGTACAGAAGCGCTGAAATTTCTTATTGAACAGCTGCCCGATGATACGCCCGGTATGCTTGTGGTCCAGCATATGCCTGCCAATTTTACCAAGGCTTTTGCCGACCGGATGGATAAAATTTGCCTTGTGTCAGTCAAGGAGGCCGAAAATAATGACCCCGTTTTACCAGGCGAGGTGCTTATCGCCCCGGGCAATCGTCACATGTTGCTCCAAAGAAGTGGCAGCAGGTATTATGTTGAGCTAAGAGACGGGCCTCTGGTGTCCCGCCACAGGCCTTCTGTGGATGTTCTTTTTCGTTCTGCCGCCAGGTATGCCGGAAAAAATGCCCTGGGGGTCATCATGACCGGGATGGGTGATGACGGTGCCAAAGGGATGTTGGAGATGAAGCGGGCCGGGGCCTACACCATTGCCCAGGATGAAGCCTCCTGTGTGGTGTTTGGCATGCCCAAAGAGGCCATAAAATTGTATGCTGTAGACAGTATTATTCCACTGGATAAAATTGCAGACACCCTACTCAAAAAGTGCCGGACCATTTAA
- a CDS encoding CheR family methyltransferase, with protein sequence MPSLAMSDFRRLGNYIHTELGIKMPDAKRGMVESRLRKRLNALNLSSYEAYCAYLFSPRGQKDELPFFINQITTNKTDFFRESKQFIFLERTALPELLSSAPIGESKKMYIWSAACSRGHEPYSLAMVLSEYARQHKNMDFCILGSDVSTEVLNVAQKAVYAHEEIEPVPMALRKKYLMRSKDRSKNMVRIVPQLRSKVRLLRLNLMDKRYAGIEQMDIIFCRNVMIYFEKQIQYQILHRLLTHLKPGGFLFMGHSEVIQHAELPLKSIQTTIYQKSK encoded by the coding sequence ATGCCTTCGCTTGCCATGTCGGATTTTAGGCGATTAGGCAACTATATCCATACAGAACTGGGTATCAAGATGCCGGATGCCAAACGTGGTATGGTTGAATCCCGTTTGCGTAAGCGCTTAAATGCTCTGAATTTATCTTCTTATGAAGCGTACTGTGCTTATCTTTTCAGTCCCCGGGGGCAAAAAGATGAACTGCCTTTTTTCATCAATCAAATTACAACCAATAAAACGGATTTTTTCAGGGAATCCAAACAATTTATTTTTCTGGAAAGAACGGCATTGCCGGAATTGCTCTCTTCGGCACCCATAGGCGAATCAAAAAAAATGTATATATGGAGTGCTGCCTGCTCCCGGGGGCATGAGCCCTATTCTTTGGCCATGGTGTTGTCTGAATATGCCCGTCAGCACAAAAATATGGATTTTTGTATTTTGGGCTCGGACGTTTCCACAGAGGTGTTGAATGTTGCCCAAAAAGCAGTATACGCCCATGAGGAGATTGAGCCGGTGCCCATGGCGCTGAGAAAAAAATATCTAATGCGAAGCAAGGACCGGAGTAAAAATATGGTTAGAATTGTACCTCAACTTCGATCCAAGGTCAGGTTACTTCGTTTGAATTTAATGGATAAACGTTATGCCGGTATTGAACAAATGGATATTATATTCTGCAGGAATGTAATGATTTATTTTGAAAAGCAAATCCAGTATCAGATTCTGCATCGGCTGTTAACCCATTTAAAGCCGGGGGGCTTTCTTTTCATGGGACATTCAGAAGTTATCCAGCATGCTGAATTACCCTTAAAATCAATTCAAACAACGATCTATCAAAAAAGTAAATAA
- a CDS encoding chemotaxis protein CheW, whose protein sequence is MSVQGITQTSQYLTFKLDNEIYAMDITTVREVLDIIQITKVPQMPDFMCGVINLRGRVVPVVDLRLKFGLKKATSLKEACIVIIEVFLDDEETVLGILVDAVLEVISLEPEQIDPPPRIGTRLKTEFIKGMGKKDEEFIIILETSKVFSAEELTIVQVADDMPMPEMAEGEREEHDE, encoded by the coding sequence ATGAGTGTACAGGGCATAACCCAGACAAGCCAGTACCTGACATTTAAACTGGATAATGAAATTTATGCCATGGACATCACAACCGTCCGTGAGGTGCTTGACATTATTCAGATCACTAAAGTGCCCCAGATGCCCGATTTCATGTGTGGGGTTATTAATCTGAGAGGCCGGGTGGTGCCGGTGGTAGATCTTAGGCTTAAATTCGGTCTTAAAAAGGCAACGTCGCTAAAAGAAGCATGCATTGTCATTATTGAGGTGTTTCTTGATGACGAAGAAACTGTTCTCGGCATTCTGGTAGATGCGGTTTTAGAAGTGATAAGCCTCGAACCCGAACAGATAGACCCGCCGCCCAGAATCGGTACCCGCCTTAAGACTGAATTTATAAAAGGTATGGGGAAAAAAGATGAAGAATTTATTATCATTCTTGAAACGTCTAAAGTTTTTTCTGCCGAGGAGCTTACCATTGTCCAGGTTGCTGATGATATGCCCATGCCTGAAATGGCCGAGGGTGAGCGGGAAGAACATGATGAATAG
- a CDS encoding chemotaxis protein CheA, which yields MNESGRFIEAFCLEAEELLSGVEDAVLDIEENPGDQEPVNRLFRAMHTIKGSGAMFGFDAISEFAHHVETVLDNVRNGTVPVTKALIDLILASRDRITAMLAEANDDGPPVDPLEGEKIIDGLEALLSSEGTESSAEEFSKEAQGEVFVPVAGELQNEVVYRIRFLPDSDMVSTGMDPLMLLYDLADMGECSIVAQTEKVPDLETLSPESCYLFWDIILTTTKSVDAVRDVFIFVEDNCEIVIETVEEKVPRSQEVSAPRLGDILVERGDIDRKTLDDEFDAHKKIGERLVESGALSKEKLRSALTEQTVVTKMHKSSAASTVRVPSDRLDKLINLVGELVISQARLTQVASDRDDAELGESVEEIERLTGELRDSVLNIRMMPIGTIFNKFRRLVRDLSSQLNKEVELVTRGAETELDKTVLERLDEPLVHLIRNSLDHGVEPLEVREQKGKPRKGTIVLSATHKGTNVVISIQDDGAGLNAEVIRQKAVERGVIHENAELSDKKIYSQIFAPGFSTANEITNVSGRGVGMDIVKKTIESLRGRIDIDSVYGEGTKVTLILPLTLAIINGLLVRIENDFFVLPLMSVEECVEIRSKEIETINGRNILNVRGDMVPYIRLRDRFNLADRRPETEHVVITDVHNSRIGFVVDHVIGGHQTVIKPLGPAFKNIKNVSGATILGDGTVALILDTNVLLEDA from the coding sequence ATGAATGAATCCGGCAGATTCATTGAAGCGTTCTGCCTGGAAGCGGAAGAACTTCTTTCAGGCGTTGAAGATGCGGTTCTGGATATTGAAGAAAATCCCGGGGATCAGGAACCGGTGAACAGACTGTTTCGTGCCATGCATACCATCAAGGGCTCCGGGGCCATGTTCGGATTCGATGCCATCTCCGAGTTTGCCCATCACGTTGAAACCGTTTTGGATAATGTTCGAAATGGAACTGTTCCTGTCACCAAAGCACTGATCGATCTTATTCTGGCCTCACGGGATCGAATTACAGCCATGCTTGCCGAGGCGAACGACGATGGTCCGCCTGTAGACCCCCTGGAAGGCGAAAAAATCATTGATGGTCTTGAGGCGCTGCTTTCTTCCGAAGGTACTGAATCTTCGGCCGAAGAATTTTCAAAAGAGGCACAGGGAGAAGTCTTTGTGCCGGTTGCAGGTGAACTGCAAAACGAGGTGGTGTATCGTATACGATTTTTACCTGACTCTGATATGGTTTCCACCGGTATGGATCCGCTTATGCTGCTTTATGATCTTGCTGATATGGGGGAGTGCAGCATTGTGGCCCAGACGGAAAAAGTACCGGATCTTGAAACGCTTTCTCCCGAGTCATGTTATTTATTCTGGGATATTATTCTAACGACCACCAAAAGTGTCGATGCCGTCAGGGATGTTTTTATATTTGTGGAGGATAACTGCGAAATCGTCATTGAAACTGTCGAAGAGAAGGTCCCCAGATCCCAGGAGGTGTCTGCACCGCGCCTGGGTGATATTCTTGTCGAACGGGGTGACATTGATCGAAAAACCCTGGATGATGAATTCGATGCCCATAAAAAAATTGGTGAGCGGCTGGTCGAATCCGGTGCGCTTTCTAAAGAAAAGCTTAGGTCTGCGTTAACAGAGCAGACAGTTGTCACCAAAATGCATAAATCATCTGCCGCATCAACCGTGCGTGTACCCTCAGACAGGCTTGACAAGCTGATCAATCTGGTGGGCGAATTGGTTATCAGCCAGGCGCGACTGACCCAGGTGGCGTCTGACAGGGATGATGCTGAATTAGGTGAATCTGTAGAGGAAATTGAGCGTCTGACAGGTGAACTTCGGGACAGTGTGCTTAACATAAGGATGATGCCAATCGGTACCATATTTAATAAATTCAGGCGGTTGGTTCGGGATTTGTCTTCCCAGCTCAACAAGGAGGTTGAACTTGTGACCAGGGGGGCGGAAACCGAACTTGATAAAACCGTTCTGGAACGTCTTGATGAGCCTTTAGTGCATCTGATCCGCAACAGTCTTGATCATGGTGTGGAACCCCTTGAGGTAAGAGAACAAAAAGGGAAACCCCGAAAAGGGACCATAGTCCTGTCTGCAACCCACAAGGGGACCAATGTGGTTATTTCGATTCAGGATGACGGGGCAGGGCTAAATGCCGAGGTCATCCGTCAAAAAGCTGTGGAACGTGGGGTGATTCATGAAAATGCAGAATTATCCGACAAAAAGATATATTCACAGATATTTGCGCCTGGGTTTTCCACTGCCAATGAAATAACAAATGTTTCCGGCCGCGGTGTCGGTATGGATATTGTAAAAAAAACCATTGAATCCCTAAGGGGGCGTATTGACATTGACAGCGTTTATGGTGAAGGGACTAAGGTTACGCTTATTCTTCCTTTAACTCTTGCGATTATCAATGGTCTGCTTGTACGCATTGAAAATGATTTTTTTGTGTTGCCTTTGATGTCTGTTGAAGAATGTGTTGAGATTAGAAGTAAAGAGATCGAAACGATTAACGGCCGGAACATTTTAAATGTTCGAGGGGATATGGTGCCTTATATTCGCCTCCGGGACCGTTTTAACTTGGCAGATCGTCGTCCGGAGACAGAGCATGTCGTTATCACTGATGTTCATAACAGTCGTATTGGTTTTGTTGTGGATCATGTGATCGGGGGGCATCAGACAGTGATAAAACCTTTGGGACCGGCCTTCAAAAACATTAAGAACGTTTCCGGGGCTACCATTCTAGGGGATGGCACCGTGGCCTTGATTTTGGACACCAATGTTCTTCTGGAAGATGCATGA